The Candidatus Binatia bacterium genome includes a window with the following:
- a CDS encoding ABC transporter substrate-binding protein has protein sequence MPVAQSCLKPLLFSRPVALDPGPMLRARDLLGKIALSSCALCLSGLLLALPAGAEDSIAADVASPATAPAVQPAAQPAAKPAAGSAGDMAVAPPAGSRVVVVEAFNTDLLDLLRNSDSLDQKGRSAALQPSLQENFDLGFMAQKVLGRGWKQLTPEQQAIWRESFAGLMTENYAGRFVGWSEQSFTTVEESEAGHGTFLVRTILHVPGDDDVALDYRLRETPEGWRVIDVFLNGTVSELALRRAEYSGVLKRDGFDALIAAVDGKRDELAASAP, from the coding sequence GTGCCTGTTGCTCAAAGTTGCCTGAAGCCTCTCCTGTTTTCGCGTCCCGTCGCTCTCGACCCCGGTCCTATGCTCCGGGCTCGGGATTTGCTGGGGAAGATTGCGCTTTCATCTTGTGCGCTATGCCTGAGCGGCCTTCTTCTCGCTCTGCCCGCCGGGGCGGAGGACTCGATCGCGGCGGATGTTGCCAGTCCTGCAACTGCTCCTGCCGTTCAACCTGCCGCTCAACCTGCCGCCAAACCTGCGGCTGGTTCCGCGGGAGATATGGCGGTTGCACCGCCTGCCGGCTCGCGGGTTGTTGTCGTCGAGGCGTTCAATACCGACCTCCTCGACCTTCTGCGAAATTCCGATTCGCTGGACCAGAAGGGGCGCAGCGCAGCGCTGCAACCTTCGCTGCAGGAAAACTTTGATCTCGGGTTCATGGCACAGAAAGTTCTGGGTCGTGGTTGGAAGCAGCTCACCCCCGAGCAACAGGCGATTTGGCGGGAGAGCTTTGCCGGGCTGATGACCGAGAACTACGCCGGGAGATTTGTCGGTTGGTCCGAGCAATCCTTTACCACCGTCGAGGAGTCCGAGGCGGGGCATGGAACTTTTCTGGTCCGAACCATATTGCACGTCCCCGGAGATGATGATGTCGCTCTGGACTATCGGCTTCGCGAAACTCCCGAGGGCTGGCGCGTGATCGACGTCTTCCTCAACGGCACTGTCAGTGAGCTGGCTTTGCGACGTGCGGAGTACTCCGGAGTTCTTAAAAGAGATGGTTTTGATGCGTTGATCGCGGCGGTTGACGGCAAACGCGATGAACTCGCGGCCTCCGCTCCCTAG
- a CDS encoding VacJ family lipoprotein, producing MIARKTPFGRLILLTMIIVAGTFSAPKRAACEPSTVPSAAPAGAATAPDTEYDPLFDEDWPEDATSSQDVPDPWESVNRRTHQLNKGMDTWFLRPVTNVYGQSLPKQAKLSVMNFFENLGEPATFVNDLLQREWDDAAITFSRFLVNTTIGVAGLFDPARVIFDMDGHNSDFGQTMALAGVPSGPYVVLPLMGPNNLRDSTGLIVDLFLRPTFWLLGPTEYIVYTTFQGTGHGIALRERHARNMSALEESSIDYYTSLRNAYGQDRESAIWSRREDHR from the coding sequence GTGATCGCGAGAAAAACTCCATTCGGGCGACTGATACTGCTCACGATGATCATCGTCGCCGGTACGTTCAGTGCTCCGAAACGTGCAGCGTGTGAACCGTCCACTGTTCCATCGGCGGCTCCCGCGGGCGCGGCCACCGCACCGGATACGGAATACGACCCGCTCTTCGATGAGGACTGGCCCGAAGATGCGACCAGCAGCCAGGACGTCCCTGATCCATGGGAATCCGTGAATCGCCGAACGCATCAACTCAACAAGGGCATGGACACCTGGTTTCTGCGACCGGTAACGAACGTCTACGGGCAGAGCCTCCCGAAGCAGGCGAAGCTGTCCGTGATGAATTTTTTCGAAAATCTCGGCGAGCCGGCAACCTTTGTCAACGATCTTCTCCAACGCGAATGGGACGATGCTGCGATCACATTCTCCCGATTCCTGGTCAATACAACCATCGGAGTCGCCGGACTTTTCGATCCCGCGCGCGTCATTTTCGACATGGACGGTCATAACTCGGACTTCGGACAGACCATGGCTCTCGCCGGGGTACCATCGGGCCCATATGTCGTTCTCCCCCTGATGGGGCCGAACAACCTGCGGGATTCGACCGGCCTGATCGTTGATCTGTTTCTGCGGCCAACCTTCTGGCTCCTCGGCCCCACCGAGTATATCGTCTACACGACTTTTCAGGGCACCGGGCACGGCATCGCCTTGCGCGAACGTCACGCACGAAACATGAGCGCTCTGGAGGAATCTTCGATCGATTACTACACGTCGCTGCGCAACGCCTACGGCCAGGATCGTGAGTCGGCTATCTGGTCACGCCGCGAAGACCACCGCTAG